The Nocardia sp. BMG51109 nucleotide sequence CGAGATCGACGCGTTCCTGGCCTCCCCGAACGGCCGCCCACTCACCACCATGACGAAGTACACCGCCGTCGGCACGCCCGCCGAAGTCCGTTCGTACCTGGACGATTTCGCCGACTCCATCGGGGCCGACGAGCTGATCCTCACCCACCAGGCCACCCGGATCGCCGACCGCGTACGGTCGGTCGAACTCACCGGCGCCGCCATGGCCGCGGACGTCCCGGCCGGCTGAGCTTTCCGGAATTCGATCCGACACCGCCGAAATCGTTGATTATCCGAAATCAAGACACGTCCCGCTACGATTGCGCGCATGCCATTTCGTCTCGCTAAATTCGTTCTGTCATGCGCGGCATCGGCTGCAACTATCGGAACCACGGTGATGTGCGCCGCGCCCGTATCGGCGGAGGTGGTGCCGATGGCACCGCACGAGAAGACCTTCACCTCACCGGACGGACCGACATTCGTTCTCGGTCATCAGGACGAGCTGATCGACAAGGTACCGCCGCTGAACGCATCCGGCGCGGTCCGTGAAGTATTCATCTCCGAATCCGCGTATACCCGCTCTGACAGCGCCAGCGGGGGAACGCTGATGGTCGGTTACCACGTCGGGTGTGCCGTCGAACTGTCCGGCGCCAGCGTGGGAGAATCGCCCACCGCATACATCAATCCGTCGCAATTTGGCCAGACCGATCTCGGACCGACCGTTTCGGTGAACGTAGCGCCGGGCAGCGTGAA carries:
- a CDS encoding MspA family porin, with translation MPFRLAKFVLSCAASAATIGTTVMCAAPVSAEVVPMAPHEKTFTSPDGPTFVLGHQDELIDKVPPLNASGAVREVFISESAYTRSDSASGGTLMVGYHVGCAVELSGASVGESPTAYINPSQFGQTDLGPTVSVNVAPGSVKDVPLIKKDAVKGVPARVNLRDVHLVINGCIGPAVVRQYAVMQLHTDELDDMGVVYGDPLWI